One stretch of Muribaculum intestinale DNA includes these proteins:
- a CDS encoding NAD-dependent epimerase/dehydratase family protein, with protein MKIAMIGASGFVGTRLINLLKEEPAKYTCSNIDLQPSHFFNEITTIGDVRSQEQMDRELKGADVVILLAAQHRDDVSPVSLYYDTNVGGMEVTLKAMEKNGIHRIIFFSSVAVYGLNKKNPDENHPADPFNHYGKSKWQAEEVLQKWYESHPDWNINIIRPTVIFGERNRGNVYNLLKQISSGKFLMVGKGENKKSMAYVGNIVAFVKYMIDNITEGYNVFNYIDKPDNNMNQLVAHVSKVLNKHIPATHFPYWLGMTGGYCFDLLAKITGKKLTVSSVRVKKFCATTEFDATKVHTCGFKAPYTLDEGLARTLEFEFVHPRPDDITFKSE; from the coding sequence ATGAAAATAGCAATGATTGGTGCCAGCGGTTTCGTCGGCACCCGGCTGATTAATCTCCTTAAGGAGGAGCCGGCAAAATATACATGCAGCAATATCGACCTGCAGCCGAGTCATTTCTTCAATGAAATCACCACAATAGGCGATGTCCGCTCACAGGAGCAGATGGACCGCGAGCTTAAAGGCGCCGACGTAGTAATTCTGTTGGCCGCGCAGCACCGCGACGATGTGTCGCCCGTGTCGCTATACTACGACACCAACGTCGGGGGCATGGAAGTGACTCTCAAGGCCATGGAGAAGAACGGCATACACCGTATAATATTCTTCTCGTCGGTGGCTGTCTACGGCCTCAACAAGAAGAATCCCGATGAAAACCATCCGGCCGATCCGTTCAACCACTACGGCAAGTCGAAGTGGCAGGCCGAGGAAGTGCTTCAGAAATGGTATGAGTCGCATCCCGACTGGAACATCAACATCATACGCCCCACCGTAATATTCGGAGAACGCAACCGTGGAAATGTCTACAATCTGCTCAAACAGATATCCTCGGGCAAGTTCCTGATGGTGGGCAAGGGCGAGAACAAGAAGTCGATGGCTTATGTCGGCAATATTGTGGCGTTTGTGAAATACATGATCGACAATATCACCGAGGGCTACAATGTGTTCAACTATATCGATAAGCCCGACAATAACATGAATCAGCTTGTGGCGCATGTGTCAAAGGTGCTGAACAAGCATATCCCGGCCACACACTTCCCTTACTGGCTCGGAATGACGGGCGGATACTGTTTCGATTTACTCGCGAAAATCACCGGAAAGAAACTTACCGTATCTTCAGTTCGCGTCAAGAAATTCTGCGCCACCACAGAATTTGACGCAACAAAAGTGCACACCTGCGGATTCAAAGCGCCATACACCCTCGACGAGGGACTCGCCCGCACGCTCGAGTTTGAATTCGTGCATCCTCGTCCCGACGACATCACATTCAAATCCGAATAA